One stretch of Brevibacillus laterosporus DNA includes these proteins:
- a CDS encoding RusA family crossover junction endodeoxyribonuclease yields MVLLNKKKFRLTSPMPPSVNHYLGYRAVPKKKKGRTVYIVVPYLTKEARDYKEMFSKYAIKQVKEQGWDIEGTRNRHYYMDCVYYFPRIDMDEQNYFKCMCDALNGIAYIDDNFILTRTSRIYYDTKNPRVEIEISEVDYIGIFDSEKELMEFENKCKTCKRYKRNCSILKESKEGRIREEIDGEKKCVKFSRIKKGR; encoded by the coding sequence ATGGTCTTATTGAATAAAAAGAAATTTAGACTTACATCGCCAATGCCACCATCAGTAAATCACTATCTGGGATATAGAGCAGTCCCCAAAAAGAAGAAAGGTAGAACAGTATATATTGTAGTCCCATATCTCACAAAAGAAGCAAGAGATTACAAAGAAATGTTTTCAAAATATGCCATAAAACAGGTGAAAGAACAAGGATGGGATATCGAGGGGACGAGAAATAGACATTACTATATGGACTGTGTTTATTACTTCCCACGTATCGATATGGACGAACAGAATTACTTTAAATGCATGTGCGATGCCCTTAACGGAATTGCATACATAGATGATAATTTTATCCTTACTAGGACAAGTCGGATATATTACGACACTAAAAACCCAAGAGTTGAAATTGAAATAAGTGAAGTTGATTACATAGGAATTTTTGATAGTGAGAAAGAGTTAATGGAGTTTGAAAATAAATGCAAGACATGCAAAAGGTATAAGCGAAATTGTTCAATTTTAAAAGAGTCAAAGGAAGGTCGGATTCGAGAAGAAATTGATGGGGAAAAGAAGTGTGTTAAATTTTCAAGAATTAAAAAGGGGAGATAA
- a CDS encoding Crp/Fnr family transcriptional regulator — translation MKEGMIKKHLREVPLFKELSEEELQSIVDISQIRIYKARSFVFMQGDTLDRVFFIHSGKVKIQKTDVTGREQIVSVLQAGEMFPHAGFFRKGTFPAHAEILEIAQLIVFPIADFENILIQYPQLCIKLFKVLEEKIVDLQNRLEEQILHDTYEQIIMLLLRLCKSNGIQINDKYKLTTQFTNRELANMIGTSRETISRTISQLKRKKLIDIDENGCFIIIPGKLEEEII, via the coding sequence ATGAAAGAAGGAATGATCAAAAAACATTTACGGGAAGTTCCCCTTTTTAAAGAACTTTCAGAAGAAGAACTTCAGTCCATTGTGGATATTTCTCAAATACGAATTTATAAAGCAAGATCTTTTGTATTTATGCAGGGTGACACACTTGATCGCGTTTTTTTTATCCACTCAGGTAAGGTGAAAATTCAAAAAACGGATGTAACTGGAAGGGAACAAATTGTTTCTGTCCTTCAAGCTGGAGAAATGTTTCCCCACGCCGGTTTCTTCCGAAAAGGTACTTTCCCAGCACATGCTGAGATACTTGAGATTGCACAATTAATCGTTTTTCCCATCGCTGATTTTGAGAATATTTTGATTCAGTATCCTCAACTATGTATTAAATTGTTTAAAGTTCTTGAAGAAAAAATTGTGGATCTCCAGAATAGATTAGAAGAACAAATTCTTCATGATACGTATGAACAAATTATTATGTTATTACTTCGCTTATGTAAATCAAATGGTATACAGATAAATGACAAATATAAATTAACGACCCAATTTACAAATCGAGAACTCGCCAATATGATTGGAACATCAAGGGAAACGATTAGTCGCACAATTAGTCAGTTAAAAAGAAAGAAATTAATTGATATTGATGAAAACGGCTGTTTCATTATTATTCCAGGGAAATTAGAAGAAGAAATCATCTAA
- a CDS encoding recombinase family protein produces MKKRVWALYRVSTDRQVTEEDIPMQRKAVHQFMQSKSNWVLEKELSELGVSGYKKSVSERDKIQLIKKGAENKEYDILLVWKDDRLGRNKFEIPFMLEYLKKNGIEVWSVVDGVLNKDERHEDSLVSFLRFWVAEGESKKTSTRVTEAIKQMNEEGKWTGARVPYGYEVYDTNQKHPKHEKTMKNIRINEEQSRIVKLMFLLVLEKGYGADRITNYLNECGIPSQSGVKWRNNVVRRILRNPIYKGEQRYGTTYSNNKLKPVEKIKLKPKRDDLVIISDEIFDEVQNIIDSRKIQKDESEYKVVAPSKYLLLNGLAKCGYCGSRLFVDSSTKTKIKKNGEKSSYTYWRYICREGTNHRETHPKCYFGAKKYDYETEEVIIETMKLIELNGLEEAVNESKKLKIENELIVRKNIIKEIDETKKQLEALKKLIIKIAMGESKLSEEYVEEQINNKEEELKEYQRRLDECNEKIADLENENKKTIKIKSELCNWEEKYRNADWDSKKTMLSKVLDSVEYGDVIKINFNIIINELLKQSM; encoded by the coding sequence ATGAAAAAAAGAGTATGGGCATTGTACAGAGTATCAACTGATCGTCAAGTTACCGAAGAAGATATTCCCATGCAAAGAAAGGCAGTACATCAGTTTATGCAAAGTAAGTCGAACTGGGTACTTGAAAAAGAACTCAGTGAATTAGGGGTTTCTGGGTACAAAAAAAGCGTATCAGAACGTGACAAGATTCAATTAATAAAAAAAGGAGCTGAGAATAAAGAGTATGATATTTTATTAGTCTGGAAAGACGATAGGTTAGGTAGGAATAAATTTGAAATTCCTTTTATGTTGGAATATTTAAAGAAAAATGGAATCGAAGTTTGGTCAGTTGTAGATGGAGTGCTAAATAAAGATGAGAGACATGAAGATAGCTTAGTGAGCTTTCTTAGATTTTGGGTTGCCGAAGGTGAGAGTAAGAAAACATCAACAAGGGTTACAGAGGCAATTAAGCAAATGAATGAGGAAGGGAAGTGGACAGGAGCAAGAGTTCCTTATGGTTATGAGGTTTATGATACCAATCAAAAACATCCCAAACATGAAAAAACGATGAAAAATATCAGAATAAATGAAGAGCAATCTAGAATAGTTAAGCTTATGTTTCTCCTTGTGTTAGAAAAAGGGTATGGAGCGGATAGAATTACGAATTATTTAAACGAATGCGGTATACCTTCTCAAAGCGGTGTCAAATGGAGAAACAATGTTGTTAGACGGATTTTGCGTAATCCTATTTACAAGGGCGAGCAACGATACGGAACCACGTATAGCAATAATAAGCTAAAGCCTGTTGAAAAGATTAAGCTAAAACCTAAGAGAGATGATTTAGTAATTATTTCTGATGAGATTTTTGATGAAGTGCAAAATATTATTGATTCTAGAAAAATTCAAAAAGATGAATCTGAATATAAAGTTGTTGCACCTAGCAAGTATTTGCTTTTAAATGGTTTAGCAAAGTGTGGGTATTGTGGTTCAAGGCTATTTGTGGATTCTTCAACAAAGACAAAAATAAAGAAGAATGGAGAAAAAAGCAGCTATACTTATTGGAGATATATTTGCCGAGAAGGAACTAATCATAGAGAGACACATCCAAAATGTTACTTCGGGGCAAAAAAATATGACTACGAAACTGAGGAAGTAATTATAGAAACAATGAAATTAATTGAACTCAATGGATTAGAAGAAGCAGTCAATGAATCAAAAAAGTTGAAAATAGAAAATGAATTGATAGTTAGAAAAAACATCATCAAAGAGATAGATGAAACAAAAAAGCAGCTAGAGGCTTTGAAAAAATTAATAATAAAAATTGCTATGGGTGAAAGTAAATTATCAGAAGAATATGTTGAGGAACAGATCAACAATAAAGAGGAGGAGTTAAAAGAGTATCAGAGAAGACTAGATGAATGTAATGAAAAAATTGCAGACCTAGAGAATGAAAATAAAAAGACTATTAAAATTAAATCTGAGCTTTGTAATTGGGAAGAAAAATATAGAAATGCTGATTGGGATTCTAAGAAGACAATGTTATCTAAAGTATTGGATAGTGTGGAGTATGGTGATGTCATAAAAATTAATTTTAATATCATAATAAATGAGCTTTTAAAGCAATCAATGTAG
- a CDS encoding thymidine kinase, with protein MAKLIFKYGQMNSSKTMNLLSTAHNFEEGGKTVLILTSSIDNRYGVGKVTSRIGIQRDTISVDESVRVYKLIEEIYPDYVLVDEVSFLKKVTIMELIKVVDELTIDVICYGLLKDFRGELFEGSYHLLAHADKIEEIKTTCHFCKKKATHILKFIEGKPTYTGEQIEVGGNDTYKSVCRQHYFEGGN; from the coding sequence ATAGCAAAACTTATATTTAAGTATGGACAAATGAACAGTTCTAAAACCATGAATTTGTTATCAACAGCTCATAATTTTGAAGAAGGTGGTAAAACAGTATTAATTTTAACTTCATCAATTGATAATCGGTACGGTGTAGGGAAAGTCACCTCACGAATAGGTATCCAGAGAGATACTATTTCAGTTGATGAATCTGTTAGGGTGTATAAATTAATTGAAGAAATTTACCCTGACTATGTTTTAGTGGACGAAGTTTCTTTCTTGAAAAAGGTAACAATCATGGAACTCATAAAAGTGGTGGATGAATTAACAATTGATGTCATTTGTTATGGGTTACTAAAGGACTTTAGGGGTGAATTATTTGAAGGCAGCTATCATTTATTGGCTCATGCGGACAAGATTGAAGAGATAAAAACAACATGTCATTTTTGCAAAAAGAAAGCAACACATATTTTAAAATTTATAGAAGGCAAGCCCACTTACACTGGAGAGCAAATAGAAGTAGGCGGTAATGATACATATAAGTCGGTTTGTAGACAGCATTATTTCGAAGGTGGGAATTAA